Sequence from the Candidatus Thioglobus sp. NP1 genome:
ATTTAATTGGGTCTTTACACCATCTGGAGAGCACATCATAATTTCAGTATCTTCATCAGAAAACTCTCTAATTCTTTGTCTACAACCACCACAAGGAATACCACCTTCGTCGTTTTTAGTCATAACATAAATCGTTTTAATTTTTCTCTCACCACCCATAACCATTGAGGCAATAGCAGAAGCCTCAGCACAGTTTCCAAGAGGGTAGCTTGCATTCTCAACATTACAACCTGAGTAGGTATTTCCTTTATCAGTAATTATCAAAACCCCAACTGGATACTTGGAGTAGGGCACATAAGCCTTACTCATAGCCTTTTTAGTAGCACTAATATAGCTATCCTCGTGCATAGTTATAACTCCTTAATATATGGTTGAGCTGAAGCCTTTGGAGGGACAGCTTTACCAATGAAACCCGCTAACAAAATAATCGTTAAAATGTAAGGTGCTGCATCAATTAATTGCACTGGAATTTCTCCAATAAGTGGAATTTTTACCTCCTGAAGTCTAATTGATAGGGACTGTAAAAAGGCAAATAAGAAACATGCTGCTAGTACTCTATAAGGATGCCATTTTCCAAAAATTAAGGCAGCTAACGCAATAAAACCAGCTCCAGCAGTCATTTCTTTAGTGAATTGCGCGGTATATGCAGTTGAAATATAAGCACCACCAATACCACACAAAATACCACCAACTAATAATGCTCTATAGCGAAGACCTTCAACTGATAAGCCTGCAGTATCAACTGCCTTAGGATTTTCACCAACCGCCCGAAGGCGAAGCCCAAATCGAGTCCGATAAACAACCCACCATACTATTGGAACGATTACAAAGGCTAAATACACAAGGATATTATGACCACTAATTAATTCCCTGTAGATAACTCCAAGAATCGGAATATGATCAATAATATCAACACCAGGAAGAGTAATAGATAGAAATCTTTCGTCATTTTGAAGTGTTGGGGTAATACCACCTCTTTTAAACCAGGCTAAGGTTAGAATCATCGTAAGTCCAGATGCTAAGATATTTATTGCAACACCACTAACAATCTGGTTGCCTTTATAGGTAATGGAGGCAAAACCATGAATCATTGCTAATACAGAGGAGGCAAGCATACCTGCAATTAAACCAAGCCAAGGCGATCCAAAAACACTTGCTGCACTGGCAGCAATGAAAGCCGACATTAGAAGTTTTCCTTCTAAGCCAATATCAACAACACCAGAACGTTCTGCAAATAAGCCAGCCATAGAAGCAAAAATAAGTGGAACACAAATTCTCACTGAAGCATCAAATGTCAATACAGTAGTTAAAAAGAAGTCACTCATTCTGATGCCTCAACTGGCGCTAAATAGCGAATTAAAACGGGCCTATATAAATACTCTAAGCCACCACAAAATAAAATAACGAGTCCTTGCATAACAACAACAATGTCCCTTGATACGTTTTGTA
This genomic interval carries:
- the cdd gene encoding cytidine deaminase, which translates into the protein MHEDSYISATKKAMSKAYVPYSKYPVGVLIITDKGNTYSGCNVENASYPLGNCAEASAIASMVMGGERKIKTIYVMTKNDEGGIPCGGCRQRIREFSDEDTEIMMCSPDGVKTQLNLAELLPNSFGPEHL
- a CDS encoding ABC transporter permease, translating into MSDFFLTTVLTFDASVRICVPLIFASMAGLFAERSGVVDIGLEGKLLMSAFIAASAASVFGSPWLGLIAGMLASSVLAMIHGFASITYKGNQIVSGVAINILASGLTMILTLAWFKRGGITPTLQNDERFLSITLPGVDIIDHIPILGVIYRELISGHNILVYLAFVIVPIVWWVVYRTRFGLRLRAVGENPKAVDTAGLSVEGLRYRALLVGGILCGIGGAYISTAYTAQFTKEMTAGAGFIALAALIFGKWHPYRVLAACFLFAFLQSLSIRLQEVKIPLIGEIPVQLIDAAPYILTIILLAGFIGKAVPPKASAQPYIKEL